In bacterium, a single window of DNA contains:
- a CDS encoding glycogen/starch/alpha-glucan phosphorylase, producing the protein MRYQHIRNGYQVETPDNWLPYGNGWETTMQTIPRFPVFLFTLIILAILPSQLSLKRISLVLCL; encoded by the coding sequence GTGAGGTATCAGCACATCCGGAACGGTTATCAGGTAGAAACTCCGGATAACTGGCTTCCCTACGGCAACGGTTGGGAGACAACGATGCAAACAATTCCACGGTTCCCAGTCTTTCTCTTTACCCTAATCATTCTTGCGATACTTCCCTCACAGCTTTCGCTGAAACGCATCAGTTTGGTACTGTGCCTGTAA
- a CDS encoding protein kinase, which produces MKTIRGYEHDLEAIEEICKKKSAEHAFCKCSILFDMDPSGRNSPEHQTDPLTEFELSQDNDLIPSLADWELYRIERLLGIGGMARVYLAFDRRLNRYVALKFIRSDDEKMKARLLKEARAQAQIEHDQVCKIYEASEINGRPYIAMQYINGKNLDAINKETTLAQRVRVMQKVANAVQAAHALGIIHRDIKPSNIMIEQRNDGSLRPYILDFGIARDIASPVITVTERILGTPAYMSPELAGGAMADRRTDIYSMGATLYKLSTGRSPFEGANSLEILTKVLQEEPVPPRQRNREIPEDLETIILKSMDKQPENRYESAEMLGDDLARYLNGESILARRSSWTNRAARKVKRDPRISALFAAVSVAVVLAVAVVAWMSFQDFQRENIPPAREIRSIAVLPFTSPDASIEYLADGITEGLINHLSQIPRLKVLARDTVFTYKGKQLDPRKVARDLKVDAVVTGQNERHGDLIIVRTHLINGLDGSQIWGKEFSRKLTDLARISSEIATQIANKLGRSLTPEEKRQIFKQQTENSEAYLLYLKGRHFWYKRSEEGNKRAAPYFLQAIEKDPTYALSYAFLANTYEQSGMNGWTSPKDAFPKAKVAALKALEIDSGLGEAHVALASDLMFYEFNWSETEKELMQALRLNPNDANAHRQYSYYLAAMHRTDDAIAEMKEAQKLDPLSVSCLEDLGWMFVFARKYDQAINQANAVIELDANHWSGYLLRGESYLQKKLPDKALEDFQFGAKLSNNDQYALADLGYVYAELGNQKEAIAIVKSLLKMSKRRYVAPLYMAAVYCALRDNDRAFEWLDKAYEERGNANFIWLDVDPWWDPIRSDPRFTDLLRRLNLRR; this is translated from the coding sequence ATGAAAACGATCCGAGGGTATGAGCACGATCTCGAAGCGATCGAAGAAATTTGCAAAAAGAAAAGTGCGGAGCATGCATTTTGCAAGTGCAGTATACTTTTTGACATGGATCCTTCGGGGCGAAACTCTCCCGAGCACCAAACGGACCCCCTAACAGAATTCGAACTATCCCAGGATAACGATCTCATTCCCAGTCTGGCAGACTGGGAACTTTATCGCATCGAACGGCTACTCGGGATTGGAGGAATGGCTCGCGTATATCTTGCGTTTGACAGGCGGCTGAATCGATATGTGGCTCTGAAGTTCATTCGCAGTGACGATGAAAAAATGAAGGCGCGACTTTTGAAAGAAGCACGTGCGCAGGCGCAAATCGAACACGATCAAGTATGCAAAATTTATGAAGCAAGTGAAATTAACGGCAGACCCTATATCGCTATGCAATACATCAACGGAAAGAATCTCGATGCGATCAACAAAGAAACTACACTGGCGCAAAGGGTCCGTGTCATGCAAAAAGTCGCAAATGCGGTCCAGGCTGCACACGCCTTGGGGATCATCCATCGCGATATAAAACCCTCCAATATCATGATCGAGCAAAGAAATGACGGTTCACTTCGCCCTTACATTTTGGATTTCGGAATAGCGCGCGACATTGCTTCTCCGGTGATTACCGTTACGGAACGAATCCTGGGTACTCCCGCTTACATGTCACCCGAACTGGCTGGAGGCGCTATGGCCGATCGCCGGACTGATATTTACAGTATGGGGGCCACTCTTTACAAGCTATCAACCGGAAGGTCTCCTTTTGAAGGAGCCAACAGCCTGGAAATTCTTACCAAAGTTCTTCAAGAGGAACCTGTGCCGCCACGGCAGCGCAATCGAGAAATTCCCGAAGATCTGGAAACCATCATTTTGAAGTCGATGGACAAACAGCCGGAAAATCGGTACGAATCTGCGGAAATGTTAGGAGACGATCTTGCCAGATATCTGAACGGTGAATCCATTTTAGCAAGACGCTCTTCCTGGACCAACCGCGCCGCAAGAAAAGTAAAAAGGGATCCGCGGATTTCGGCTCTTTTTGCAGCAGTCTCTGTCGCAGTTGTGCTTGCGGTTGCTGTTGTAGCATGGATGAGTTTTCAGGATTTTCAACGAGAGAATATTCCTCCAGCTAGAGAGATTCGTTCGATTGCTGTTCTGCCATTCACGAGTCCGGATGCCAGTATAGAATACCTGGCAGATGGAATCACGGAAGGGCTCATTAATCATCTTTCCCAAATTCCGCGACTAAAAGTCCTGGCGCGTGACACGGTTTTCACATACAAAGGGAAACAACTGGATCCCAGAAAAGTAGCTCGCGATTTAAAAGTAGATGCAGTTGTTACCGGGCAAAACGAGCGCCATGGTGATCTAATTATCGTGCGCACACATCTCATCAACGGCTTGGACGGATCACAAATCTGGGGCAAAGAATTCAGCCGGAAACTAACTGATCTTGCAAGAATCTCCTCTGAAATCGCGACACAAATAGCAAATAAGCTGGGCCGCTCACTTACGCCCGAAGAGAAACGCCAGATCTTCAAACAGCAAACGGAAAACTCAGAAGCTTATCTTCTCTATTTAAAGGGTCGTCACTTTTGGTACAAGAGATCCGAAGAAGGGAATAAGCGTGCCGCACCATACTTTCTGCAGGCAATTGAAAAAGATCCGACTTATGCTCTCTCTTACGCATTCCTTGCGAACACTTACGAGCAAAGTGGAATGAATGGTTGGACGTCTCCAAAAGACGCTTTTCCCAAAGCAAAAGTCGCGGCGCTCAAGGCTTTAGAAATAGACAGTGGACTGGGCGAGGCTCATGTTGCCCTAGCTTCCGATCTGATGTTTTACGAGTTCAACTGGTCAGAGACTGAAAAAGAACTGATGCAAGCCTTGCGTTTGAATCCGAACGATGCGAATGCCCATCGCCAGTATTCGTATTACCTGGCTGCCATGCATCGGACGGACGACGCAATCGCAGAAATGAAAGAAGCACAAAAGCTGGATCCGTTATCTGTAAGCTGCCTCGAAGACCTCGGATGGATGTTTGTTTTTGCGCGGAAATATGACCAGGCGATAAACCAGGCCAATGCGGTTATTGAATTGGACGCCAACCATTGGTCGGGATACCTTCTGCGTGGAGAATCTTATTTACAAAAGAAATTACCTGATAAGGCTTTGGAAGATTTTCAATTCGGCGCAAAGCTTTCGAATAACGACCAGTATGCACTTGCCGATCTGGGATACGTATACGCAGAATTGGGAAATCAGAAAGAGGCGATTGCAATAGTTAAAAGTTTATTGAAAATGAGTAAACGTCGATACGTGGCTCCTTTGTACATGGCTGCTGTTTATTGCGCTCTTCGTGACAACGACCGGGCATTTGAATGGCTCGATAAGGCTTATGAAGAACGAGGTAACGCGAATTTCATCTGGCTCGATGTGGATCCGTGGTGGGATCCAATCCGCAGTGATCCGCGTTTCACCGACCTGCTGCGACGTTTGAATCTACGGCGATAA